A window from Cryobacterium sp. SO1 encodes these proteins:
- a CDS encoding HNH endonuclease signature motif containing protein, whose protein sequence is MQRAHTGVFGEKLQALEGAADTVRAVMDSLDVNALSDAEVVALTQMVERTGRPVDAARVSTATVVGYRSRSGLGRDSMAWRLGATHSNDLLIRLTGASVPEMKRRVLLGEKVAPRVLGGVVLEPVFPFVAAALAAGELGIDAAENIVKGLSDYKVHGRFDANQADVDAGEAGLVESATGSVFGRTPGPAETGTDGDSNTDTGADSDSDSGADTDSDSDTASGTATCTGPVARLGDSAGFTFPADRIREMTLTWQAALNPDGAAPTEAVLEAKSTLSFGKLTRGLHPLRGGVTPELKGIIHTLFDSFQSARSAPAFPSAEDQQRIEAGELVPGQILDERTGGQKRADILRGILVQVAQDPRTPTMGGMPPTVMVHVSATDLLAGTGVGWIDGIEGPISMTTINQMIDNGGFQPIFFGGTGAVLALGNKARCFTPMQRKAITARDGGCIIPGCTCPPQWTEVHHVVPWQNGGPTNVTNGVLLCWRHHHGITHTDGWKIRMILGMPEVKAPHWIDPTGTWRTPPQHRAHNPTTRKPPHTE, encoded by the coding sequence GTGCAGCGTGCTCACACGGGGGTGTTCGGTGAGAAGTTGCAGGCTTTGGAGGGTGCCGCTGACACGGTGCGGGCGGTGATGGATTCGCTGGACGTGAATGCGTTGAGTGACGCCGAGGTGGTGGCGTTGACGCAGATGGTGGAGCGCACCGGCCGGCCGGTGGATGCGGCCCGGGTCAGTACCGCGACGGTGGTGGGCTACCGGTCTAGGTCCGGGTTGGGCCGGGACTCGATGGCCTGGCGCCTGGGCGCGACGCACTCGAATGACCTGTTGATCCGGTTGACCGGCGCATCGGTGCCGGAGATGAAACGTCGGGTGCTGTTGGGGGAGAAGGTGGCTCCGCGGGTGTTGGGCGGGGTGGTGTTGGAGCCGGTGTTCCCGTTCGTGGCCGCGGCGCTGGCCGCGGGCGAGCTCGGCATTGACGCGGCCGAGAATATCGTCAAGGGCTTGTCCGATTACAAGGTGCACGGCCGTTTCGACGCGAATCAGGCGGATGTGGATGCCGGGGAGGCCGGTTTGGTCGAAAGCGCCACCGGGTCGGTCTTTGGTCGCACCCCCGGCCCGGCAGAAACCGGCACGGACGGCGACAGCAACACCGACACCGGCGCCGACAGCGACAGCGACAGCGGCGCCGACACCGACAGCGACTCCGACACCGCGTCCGGCACTGCCACCTGCACGGGTCCGGTCGCCCGCCTGGGTGACTCGGCCGGGTTCACCTTCCCCGCCGACCGGATCCGGGAAATGACCCTGACCTGGCAGGCCGCGCTGAACCCCGACGGCGCCGCACCCACCGAAGCTGTCCTCGAGGCGAAATCGACGCTCTCTTTCGGCAAGCTGACCCGGGGGTTGCACCCGCTGCGCGGCGGAGTGACCCCGGAACTCAAGGGCATCATCCACACCCTCTTCGACAGTTTCCAATCCGCCCGCAGTGCACCCGCGTTCCCCTCCGCGGAGGACCAGCAGCGCATCGAGGCCGGCGAACTCGTGCCCGGCCAGATCCTGGACGAACGCACCGGCGGCCAAAAACGCGCCGACATCCTCCGCGGCATCCTGGTCCAGGTCGCCCAAGACCCCCGCACCCCCACCATGGGCGGCATGCCACCCACGGTGATGGTGCACGTGAGCGCGACCGACCTGCTCGCCGGCACCGGTGTCGGCTGGATCGACGGCATCGAGGGGCCGATCTCGATGACAACCATCAACCAAATGATCGACAACGGCGGCTTCCAACCGATCTTCTTCGGCGGCACCGGCGCCGTGCTGGCCCTGGGCAACAAAGCCCGCTGCTTCACCCCGATGCAACGCAAAGCCATCACCGCCCGCGACGGCGGCTGCATCATCCCCGGCTGCACCTGCCCACCCCAATGGACCGAGGTCCACCACGTCGTGCCCTGGCAGAACGGCGGCCCCACCAACGTCACCAACGGGGTCCTGCTCTGCTGGCGCCACCACCACGGCATCACCCACACCGACGGCTGGAAAATCCGCATGATCCTCGGCATGCCCGAAGTCAAAGCACCACACTGGATCGACCCCACCGGCACCTGGCGCACACCACCCCAACACCGCGCCCACAACCCCACAACCCGAAAACCACCCCACACCGAATGA
- a CDS encoding PPOX class F420-dependent oxidoreductase, whose product MPHNAAALAALADERFVSLTTYRRSGDAVSTPVWIARDGDDLIVTTPKQSGKVKRLRNDSRVQLRACSRTGAVKDGSVAVDARAVIDDDDRSRALLTRVFSGKYRTQYRVFMFIERLGKTGAKQHVLLRINAGDTPPG is encoded by the coding sequence ATGCCACACAACGCTGCTGCGCTCGCCGCGCTCGCCGACGAGCGCTTCGTTTCGCTCACCACGTACCGCCGGTCCGGCGACGCGGTGTCGACTCCGGTCTGGATCGCGAGGGATGGCGATGACCTCATCGTCACGACCCCCAAGCAGAGCGGCAAGGTCAAGCGGCTGCGCAATGACAGCCGGGTCCAGCTGCGAGCCTGCTCGCGTACTGGGGCGGTCAAGGATGGCTCCGTCGCGGTGGACGCCCGTGCGGTGATCGACGATGACGACCGCAGCCGGGCGCTGCTCACCAGGGTGTTCAGCGGCAAGTACCGCACGCAATACCGGGTGTTCATGTTCATCGAACGGCTGGGCAAGACCGGCGCGAAGCAGCATGTCCTGCTGCGGATCAACGCCGGGGACACGCCGCCGGGGTAA
- a CDS encoding ketopantoate reductase family protein encodes MSEPVIAVVGAGAVGGLLAALMERAGIEVVAVARPETARAISSAGLAIHSRNFGDGVSRITAVTEIPDGARVIIATKAFALPTLTGTLAEARPAEVVSLLNGIEHLALLQDSAPGALVAGASVAVESTRLGPTEIENRSPFLRLTVPGHAANAGITAAWQLAGLDVTVGGTDREVLWSKLRFLAPMALLTSYWRLPIGAALLRDTALTTALLVEVARIASLDGVPTDPEQLAGALSALPPAMRSSLQNDLEAGQPNELDAIGGALVRRGRSLGTDASAVEGLVADLTDR; translated from the coding sequence ATGTCTGAGCCGGTCATCGCCGTTGTGGGTGCGGGGGCTGTCGGCGGTCTGCTCGCCGCCCTGATGGAACGTGCGGGCATCGAGGTCGTGGCCGTCGCCAGGCCCGAAACCGCTCGAGCGATCAGCTCGGCGGGGCTCGCGATCCACAGCCGGAACTTCGGCGACGGTGTCTCGAGAATCACGGCGGTCACCGAGATCCCCGACGGCGCCCGCGTCATCATCGCCACCAAGGCCTTCGCCCTCCCCACCCTGACCGGCACGCTCGCAGAGGCTCGACCCGCAGAAGTGGTCTCCCTGCTCAACGGCATCGAACACCTGGCGCTCCTTCAGGATTCCGCGCCCGGAGCCCTGGTGGCCGGCGCCTCCGTCGCCGTGGAATCGACCAGGCTCGGCCCGACCGAGATCGAAAACCGCAGCCCCTTCCTCCGCCTCACCGTGCCGGGCCACGCCGCCAATGCCGGCATCACCGCCGCCTGGCAGCTCGCCGGACTCGACGTCACGGTGGGCGGCACCGACCGGGAGGTGCTCTGGTCCAAACTCCGTTTCCTCGCCCCGATGGCCCTGCTCACCTCGTACTGGCGGCTACCGATCGGTGCTGCCTTGCTGCGCGACACGGCGCTCACGACTGCACTCCTGGTCGAGGTGGCCCGGATCGCGAGCCTCGACGGAGTCCCCACCGACCCGGAGCAGCTGGCCGGCGCACTCTCCGCACTGCCACCCGCGATGCGCTCGTCGCTGCAGAACGACCTCGAGGCCGGGCAGCCAAACGAGCTGGATGCCATCGGGGGAGCCCTCGTCCGACGGGGCCGCTCGCTCGGTACGGACGCCTCCGCGGTCGAGGGGCTGGTGGCGGACCTCACCGACAGATGA
- a CDS encoding sensor histidine kinase, which translates to MPVPGFFTRTAPLRWALEPALGVIFALAWGTPALWMGQTAVLLTVWMFAIAVGLSRFAPLLGLAIGAVATTAVVTAGTGYVSWPGAVPLLLTSGCLAVWGAGLYGRRGVRFVGLSAALLLGMLVTVFQLLPLTMPNPQDLPTTLRFLGDLGFGLAGGFLAALALVGGWALALVVRGRADRRMTAGPVDPDALTLETWLMLPQGAPTSTVSFGIPFRGPLVALVGDLFGGRTGGRFVLRAVSRRTLAVDVGISVAFFLFCLILDAGTGVMSFLVLVGFTTALAVRRLSPGLALTLAWVSALAQMLAGLPVLMGNFAVLAVLYATTAYGGKVLRWAGLVCVGVGAILAAAYIAVGQRGVLSVGDALAQGNAADLVWSFVVTLIASVAVLGLSWTLGLLMRTWQTAREGRLSQHRAVEEQRVAQRSVVVEQERNRIARDMHDVVAHSLAVVIAQADGARYARAANPEAVDEALTTISSTAREALGDVRILLTRLRQDDAAGPQPVLADLDRLVTQMQSTGLDIEWTTTGTPTTLGSGAQLAVYRIVQEALTNALRHGDADRSVYLTLAWTEGWVAVTIDNAVGVDSSTDHSGEIGHGLPGMRERALLAGGSLAAESIGDRFIVAARLPAITTNALAQPAATLPADQAAALAAPGAVQ; encoded by the coding sequence ATGCCGGTTCCAGGGTTCTTCACGCGTACCGCCCCCCTCCGCTGGGCGCTGGAACCCGCGCTCGGCGTGATCTTCGCCCTGGCGTGGGGGACCCCCGCACTGTGGATGGGCCAGACGGCTGTGCTGTTGACGGTTTGGATGTTCGCGATCGCGGTGGGCCTGTCTCGCTTCGCCCCGCTGCTGGGCCTGGCCATCGGCGCCGTCGCGACAACGGCCGTGGTCACCGCCGGAACCGGCTATGTGTCATGGCCGGGCGCCGTACCGTTGCTTCTCACCTCCGGCTGCCTGGCGGTCTGGGGTGCCGGGCTTTACGGGCGGCGTGGGGTCAGGTTCGTCGGTCTGTCCGCAGCGCTTCTCCTCGGCATGCTCGTCACCGTCTTCCAGCTGCTGCCCCTCACCATGCCAAACCCCCAGGACCTGCCGACCACACTGAGGTTCCTCGGCGACCTGGGGTTCGGGCTCGCCGGAGGCTTCCTGGCCGCCCTCGCCCTGGTGGGCGGCTGGGCGCTGGCGCTGGTCGTGCGGGGCAGGGCCGATCGCCGGATGACCGCTGGGCCGGTTGATCCCGACGCCCTGACCCTGGAGACCTGGCTGATGCTCCCGCAGGGCGCACCGACGAGCACGGTGTCGTTCGGTATTCCTTTCCGAGGCCCCCTGGTCGCTCTGGTGGGTGACCTGTTCGGTGGCCGCACCGGCGGCCGGTTCGTTCTCCGGGCCGTCTCTCGGCGCACCCTCGCCGTCGATGTCGGAATCTCGGTCGCCTTCTTCCTCTTCTGCCTCATCCTCGACGCCGGCACTGGCGTCATGTCGTTCCTCGTACTGGTCGGCTTCACCACCGCCCTGGCCGTGCGCCGGCTGTCACCTGGCCTGGCGCTTACGCTCGCCTGGGTCAGCGCTCTCGCCCAGATGTTGGCGGGGCTGCCGGTGCTCATGGGCAACTTCGCGGTGCTCGCCGTGTTGTATGCCACGACGGCGTATGGCGGCAAGGTGCTGCGCTGGGCCGGCCTGGTCTGCGTCGGGGTCGGCGCCATACTCGCTGCGGCGTACATCGCCGTCGGACAGCGAGGCGTCCTGTCCGTCGGCGACGCCCTCGCGCAGGGCAACGCAGCCGACCTGGTGTGGTCCTTCGTCGTCACCCTGATCGCGAGCGTCGCGGTTCTGGGCCTCTCCTGGACCCTCGGACTACTCATGCGCACCTGGCAGACCGCCAGGGAGGGCCGACTCAGCCAGCACCGAGCCGTGGAGGAACAGCGCGTCGCCCAGCGCAGCGTGGTCGTTGAACAGGAACGCAACCGGATCGCCCGCGACATGCACGACGTCGTCGCCCACTCCCTGGCCGTGGTGATCGCCCAGGCCGACGGCGCCCGCTACGCCCGCGCTGCCAATCCCGAAGCCGTCGACGAGGCGCTCACAACGATCTCGAGCACGGCCAGGGAAGCTCTCGGCGACGTACGCATCCTGCTCACCCGGCTGCGCCAGGACGACGCCGCCGGACCGCAGCCGGTGCTGGCCGACCTCGACCGCCTGGTGACGCAGATGCAGAGCACCGGGCTCGACATCGAGTGGACGACGACCGGAACCCCCACCACCCTCGGGTCCGGTGCACAACTGGCGGTGTACCGGATCGTGCAGGAGGCCCTCACCAATGCCCTCCGCCACGGAGATGCGGATCGTTCGGTATATTTGACGCTCGCCTGGACGGAGGGATGGGTCGCGGTGACGATTGACAATGCGGTGGGCGTTGACTCCTCCACCGACCACTCGGGGGAGATCGGCCACGGCCTCCCTGGGATGCGGGAGCGGGCGCTCCTGGCCGGCGGATCCCTCGCCGCGGAGTCTATCGGCGACCGGTTCATCGTGGCCGCGCGACTCCCGGCCATCACCACCAACGCCCTGGCCCAGCCGGCGGCCACTCTCCCGGCAGACCAGGCCGCGGCCCTGGCCGCACCCGGAGCCGTGCAGTGA
- a CDS encoding response regulator transcription factor, whose protein sequence is MLVSSQADLEFVGEAGNGAAGVAMAAAVSPDVILMDIRMPVMDGIDATAAILAAADSAGTIPPRIVVLTTFELDESAGRAIRGGASGFLLKDADPEFLLAAIRTVHAGSAVIAASATRELFAHFDAPEPEREEPEAFGTLTSREREIFALAALGLSNAEIAAGEFLSEATVKTHISRILGKLSLRDRVQLVVFAFQHRLTS, encoded by the coding sequence ATGCTGGTGTCCTCGCAGGCCGACCTCGAGTTCGTCGGCGAAGCCGGCAACGGCGCCGCCGGAGTCGCCATGGCCGCAGCGGTCAGCCCAGACGTGATCCTGATGGACATCCGGATGCCCGTGATGGACGGCATCGACGCCACCGCGGCGATCCTCGCGGCAGCCGACTCGGCCGGGACCATACCGCCTCGCATCGTGGTCCTCACCACCTTCGAACTCGACGAAAGCGCCGGCCGCGCCATCCGCGGCGGCGCCAGCGGCTTTCTGCTGAAAGACGCCGACCCGGAGTTCCTGCTGGCGGCGATCCGCACCGTGCACGCCGGCAGCGCCGTCATCGCCGCGTCGGCCACCCGGGAACTGTTCGCCCACTTCGACGCTCCCGAACCCGAGCGCGAGGAGCCGGAGGCCTTCGGCACCCTCACCAGCCGGGAACGCGAGATCTTCGCCCTCGCCGCACTGGGCCTGAGCAACGCCGAGATCGCGGCGGGGGAGTTCCTCAGCGAGGCCACGGTCAAGACCCACATCAGCCGGATCCTGGGCAAGCTCTCCCTGCGCGACCGTGTGCAGCTGGTGGTCTTCGCCTTCCAGCACCGCCTGACCTCCTAG
- a CDS encoding ABC transporter ATP-binding protein gives MENTPSDLGLAARVTHLGKTYGSSSTAVTALDDVSIGIRRGQFTAIMGPSGSGKSTLMHIMAGLDTATSGRAWLGDTEISGLADAALTVLRRRRIGFIFQAFNLVPTLDVRGNILLPFALDGRKPSTTESTWIEQLIESLGLTDRLTHRPHELSGGQQQRVAIARALATRPELVFADEPTGNLDSRTGREVLTLLKAASIGYGQSIAMVTHDPVAAAYADRILFLADGRVVEDREKSSAEEISRIMLGMEQRA, from the coding sequence ATGGAAAACACACCCTCAGACCTCGGCCTCGCGGCCAGAGTGACCCACCTCGGAAAGACCTATGGCTCGTCGTCCACGGCGGTGACAGCCCTCGACGACGTCTCGATCGGCATCCGCCGTGGCCAGTTCACGGCCATCATGGGCCCGAGCGGCTCCGGAAAGTCGACGCTCATGCACATCATGGCCGGCCTGGACACCGCCACCTCCGGGCGCGCCTGGCTCGGCGACACCGAGATCAGCGGCCTCGCCGACGCCGCGCTCACCGTGCTCCGCCGGCGCCGGATCGGTTTCATCTTCCAGGCGTTCAACCTCGTGCCCACGCTCGACGTGCGCGGCAACATCCTGCTGCCGTTCGCGCTGGACGGCCGGAAGCCGAGCACCACCGAGAGCACCTGGATCGAACAGCTCATCGAGTCCCTCGGCCTGACCGACAGGCTCACCCACCGGCCGCACGAGCTCTCCGGCGGCCAGCAGCAGCGCGTCGCGATCGCCCGGGCCCTCGCGACCCGCCCGGAGCTGGTCTTCGCCGACGAGCCCACGGGCAACCTGGACTCCCGCACCGGTCGGGAGGTGCTCACTCTGCTCAAGGCAGCCAGCATCGGGTACGGCCAGAGCATAGCCATGGTCACCCACGATCCCGTCGCGGCTGCTTACGCCGACCGCATCCTCTTCCTGGCCGACGGCCGGGTGGTTGAGGATCGGGAGAAGTCCTCGGCCGAAGAGATCTCCCGCATCATGCTCGGCATGGAGCAGCGCGCATGA
- a CDS encoding ABC transporter permease translates to MSAGTRSRRNDHAGRGASVLVAALASAFGVVLLEVTSVITTVLNAWGVTEMGSVRITLTIVAALFIAIAVYVSAIVTTNTVATIIAGRTRTIALMRLIGSSAGAQRRAVATDGLAVGAIGAVAGAVAGILLGFVALRILVATDVLPDVAYSLIQPVLAVPVIVVVVSTWAAAWAGSRRVLSVSPMQAVGAAEERSVEEVTRRPRRARIAILMMGSGVLLLLAGVAVGQESPLGVLIGLVGGIISFSGLVLGSHLIMPPVLALVGRVLGSSAPARLAAANAQRHPERSARATIGLVIGVTLITMFAVAGSTMEVMMQRTMEDPEARAAISESVSVTLAVISVLVGFSALIAAVGMVNNLAQSVLQRSREIGLLRALGFTAVQVRWMILAESLQMAAAAVAFGLVLGVFYGWAAAQALFGWSSEGGIIAPAVPWLLVVLSVVGTVLLAVVASLVPARRAVSVAPVTALAAA, encoded by the coding sequence ATGAGCGCCGGTACCCGCTCACGCCGGAATGACCACGCCGGCCGCGGTGCGAGCGTGCTCGTGGCCGCCCTGGCCTCGGCCTTCGGCGTGGTCCTGCTCGAGGTCACGAGCGTCATCACCACAGTCCTGAACGCCTGGGGCGTGACGGAGATGGGATCGGTACGGATCACACTGACGATTGTTGCCGCCCTGTTCATCGCGATCGCCGTGTACGTCTCGGCGATCGTCACCACGAACACCGTGGCGACCATCATCGCCGGCCGCACCCGCACCATCGCCCTGATGCGCCTGATCGGGTCCAGCGCGGGCGCACAACGCCGGGCCGTGGCCACCGACGGCCTCGCCGTGGGGGCGATCGGCGCCGTCGCCGGCGCCGTGGCGGGCATCCTGCTCGGCTTCGTGGCACTGCGGATCCTGGTCGCCACCGACGTGCTGCCCGACGTCGCCTATTCCCTCATCCAGCCGGTGCTCGCCGTCCCGGTGATCGTGGTCGTCGTCTCCACCTGGGCCGCGGCCTGGGCGGGCTCACGCCGGGTGCTCAGCGTCAGTCCGATGCAGGCCGTCGGCGCGGCCGAGGAACGCTCAGTGGAGGAGGTGACCCGCCGGCCCAGGCGCGCGCGCATCGCGATACTCATGATGGGTTCGGGGGTGCTCCTCTTGCTCGCGGGGGTCGCCGTGGGACAGGAGTCACCACTGGGCGTGCTGATCGGCCTGGTCGGTGGCATCATCTCCTTCAGCGGGCTTGTTCTCGGGTCGCACCTGATCATGCCGCCGGTGCTGGCCCTGGTCGGCCGGGTCCTCGGTTCCAGCGCCCCGGCACGACTCGCAGCGGCCAACGCGCAACGCCACCCCGAGCGCAGCGCCAGGGCCACCATCGGCCTGGTGATCGGTGTGACGCTCATCACGATGTTCGCCGTGGCCGGCTCGACCATGGAAGTCATGATGCAGCGGACCATGGAGGACCCGGAAGCCCGGGCGGCGATCAGTGAGTCGGTATCGGTCACGCTGGCGGTGATCTCGGTTCTGGTCGGGTTCAGCGCCCTCATCGCCGCGGTGGGCATGGTCAACAACCTGGCGCAGAGCGTGCTGCAACGCTCCCGCGAGATCGGACTGTTGCGCGCTCTGGGATTCACCGCCGTCCAGGTGCGTTGGATGATCCTGGCCGAGAGCCTGCAGATGGCCGCGGCCGCCGTCGCCTTCGGCCTGGTCCTCGGTGTGTTCTACGGCTGGGCCGCCGCCCAGGCCCTGTTCGGCTGGTCCTCCGAGGGCGGCATCATCGCGCCCGCCGTGCCCTGGCTGCTGGTCGTGCTCAGCGTGGTCGGCACCGTGCTGCTCGCCGTCGTGGCGAGCCTCGTGCCGGCCCGCCGGGCCGTCTCCGTGGCTCCCGTGACGGCCCTGGCTGCCGCGTGA
- the leuA gene encoding 2-isopropylmalate synthase gives MKNNQAASGMPVHKYRPYQDTFRVDLSDRTWPANRITEAPRWCAVDLRDGNQALIDPMSPERKRIMFDLLVRMGYKEIEVGFPSASQTDFDFVRSLIEDGAIPDDVTIQVLTQAREHLIRRTYESIIGAKQAIVHLYNSTSVLQREVVFREDKQGIIDLALFGARTCRALEATVPGTTVYYEYSPESFTGTELEFAVDITNQVIEIFEPTPERKVIVNLPATVEMATPNVYADSIEWMSRHLAHRENVILSLHPHNDRGTAIAAAELGYLAGADRIEGCLFGNGERTGNVDLVALGINLFTQGIDPQIDFGNIDEVKRTAEYCNQLPVPERSPWAGDLVFTAFSGSHQDAIKKGFEAMAAEAATTGRSVDDLVWAVPYLPIDPKDLGRSYEAVIRVNSQSGKGGVAYLLKTDHHLDLPRKLQIEFSGVVQAKTDADGGEVTSEQIWDIFNDEYLPALHTNPDAKWGRFELFSTRTSSDLAGAVDLTVDLRDSDTVAPATATGNGPIAAFLGVMADRGIAITLYDYVEHAMSAGGDATAAAYVELDVNGKRFWGVGIDPDISTASLKAVVSAVNRGIRAESGDREMAAV, from the coding sequence ATGAAGAACAATCAAGCCGCATCGGGCATGCCGGTGCACAAGTACCGCCCGTACCAGGACACGTTCCGGGTCGACCTAAGCGATCGCACCTGGCCGGCGAACCGCATCACCGAGGCCCCGCGGTGGTGCGCCGTGGACCTGCGCGACGGCAACCAGGCGCTCATCGACCCGATGAGCCCCGAGCGCAAGCGGATCATGTTCGACCTGCTGGTGCGGATGGGCTACAAGGAAATCGAGGTCGGCTTCCCGTCGGCGAGCCAGACCGACTTCGACTTCGTGCGCAGCCTCATCGAGGACGGCGCCATCCCGGACGACGTCACCATCCAGGTGCTGACCCAGGCACGTGAGCACCTGATCCGCCGCACCTACGAGTCCATCATCGGTGCGAAGCAGGCCATCGTGCACCTGTACAACTCCACCAGCGTGCTGCAGCGTGAGGTGGTGTTCCGCGAGGACAAGCAGGGCATCATCGACCTGGCCCTGTTCGGCGCCCGCACCTGCCGGGCGCTCGAGGCGACCGTGCCCGGCACCACGGTCTACTACGAGTACTCGCCGGAGAGCTTCACCGGTACCGAACTCGAATTCGCCGTTGACATCACCAATCAGGTCATCGAGATCTTCGAACCGACGCCGGAGCGGAAGGTCATTGTCAACCTGCCGGCAACGGTCGAGATGGCCACGCCCAACGTCTACGCCGACTCGATCGAATGGATGAGCCGGCACCTGGCGCACCGCGAGAACGTGATCCTGTCCCTGCACCCGCACAACGACCGCGGTACCGCGATCGCGGCCGCGGAGCTGGGCTACCTGGCCGGCGCCGACCGTATCGAGGGCTGCCTGTTCGGCAACGGCGAGCGCACCGGAAACGTCGACCTGGTGGCGCTGGGCATCAACCTGTTCACCCAGGGCATCGACCCCCAGATCGACTTCGGCAACATCGACGAGGTCAAGCGCACCGCGGAGTATTGCAACCAGCTTCCCGTTCCCGAACGCAGCCCCTGGGCCGGCGACCTGGTCTTCACGGCCTTCAGCGGCTCCCACCAGGACGCGATCAAGAAGGGCTTCGAGGCCATGGCCGCCGAAGCCGCCACGACCGGACGGAGCGTGGACGACCTGGTCTGGGCGGTGCCGTACCTGCCCATAGACCCCAAGGACCTGGGCCGCAGCTACGAGGCCGTCATCCGGGTCAACTCGCAGTCGGGCAAGGGCGGCGTGGCGTACCTGCTCAAGACCGACCACCACCTCGACCTGCCGCGCAAGCTGCAGATCGAGTTCTCCGGCGTGGTGCAGGCCAAGACCGACGCCGACGGCGGTGAGGTCACCAGCGAGCAGATCTGGGACATCTTCAACGACGAGTACCTGCCCGCCCTCCACACCAACCCGGATGCGAAGTGGGGCCGGTTCGAGTTGTTCTCCACCCGCACCTCCAGCGACCTGGCCGGCGCCGTCGACCTCACGGTGGACCTGCGCGACTCCGACACCGTCGCGCCCGCCACGGCCACCGGAAACGGTCCGATCGCGGCATTCCTGGGCGTGATGGCCGACCGGGGCATCGCCATCACCCTGTACGACTACGTTGAGCACGCCATGTCGGCCGGCGGGGATGCCACCGCGGCGGCCTACGTCGAGCTCGACGTGAATGGCAAGCGGTTCTGGGGTGTCGGCATCGACCCCGACATTTCCACGGCATCCCTGAAGGCCGTGGTCTCGGCGGTCAACCGCGGGATCCGGGCCGAATCCGGCGACCGGGAGATGGCAGCCGTCTAG
- a CDS encoding trimeric intracellular cation channel family protein: MPTPLFAIPLWIDLVAVAIGAIQGAMFAGRFTDRRMDLLGISIIGITVGLGGGLLRDILLGGVPAALLSNWYLPVAAVFALLGMLLQSLFNRLGALIITLDAVTIGLFGVIGTTKALAAGLPEIPALFVGVVSAVGGSVLRDMMLNVPIAVMHVGSLYAAAALAGCGLLVVLVAFEMQITVAAMICVVATTVIRVLAARFGWSLPQQRAIGSWPHWRRRGPIPPLRVWPLRRVRTAPEPAPEPAEEPTLTGDR, from the coding sequence GTGCCCACTCCGCTTTTCGCCATTCCGCTCTGGATCGACCTCGTCGCCGTCGCCATCGGCGCGATCCAGGGGGCGATGTTCGCCGGCCGGTTCACCGACCGCCGGATGGACCTCCTGGGCATCTCGATCATCGGCATCACGGTGGGGCTGGGAGGCGGTCTGCTCCGCGACATCCTGCTCGGCGGGGTTCCGGCCGCGCTGCTGAGCAACTGGTACCTACCCGTCGCCGCGGTGTTCGCGCTGCTGGGGATGCTGCTGCAGAGCCTGTTCAACCGGCTCGGCGCCCTGATCATCACCCTGGATGCCGTGACGATCGGCCTGTTCGGCGTGATCGGCACGACCAAGGCCCTCGCGGCCGGCCTGCCGGAGATCCCGGCGCTGTTCGTCGGGGTGGTCTCCGCCGTGGGCGGGTCGGTGCTGCGGGACATGATGCTCAACGTGCCGATAGCCGTGATGCACGTCGGGTCGTTGTACGCGGCCGCCGCGCTTGCTGGGTGCGGGCTTCTGGTCGTCCTGGTGGCGTTCGAGATGCAGATCACCGTGGCGGCGATGATCTGCGTGGTCGCGACGACGGTCATCAGGGTCCTCGCGGCCCGGTTCGGCTGGAGCCTGCCGCAGCAGCGGGCCATCGGCAGCTGGCCGCACTGGCGTCGGCGGGGTCCCATCCCGCCGCTGCGGGTCTGGCCCCTGCGACGGGTCCGGACCGCCCCGGAACCCGCCCCGGAACCTGCCGAGGAACCGACCCTCACCGGGGACCGCTGA